The Glutamicibacter mishrai DNA window ATGCTGGTCCGCTCCAAATTCCTGCACGATCTGGGCCCAACCTTGGCCCCGGCCAGCGCCCAGGGCATCCTGGCAGGCATCGAAACCCTGCCGGTACGCGCCGCCCACGTGCAGCGCAGCGTCACCACCCTGATTCACGAGCTCTCTGCCCACCCGGGCATCGCGGCCATCCACCACCCGTCGCTGCCCGCCCACCCCAGCCACGAGCTGGCCAAGAAGCTCACGCCGAAGGGAACCGGCTGCGTGGTGGCCATCGAGCTGGCCCACCCGTCGCTGGTTTCCCCGGTGATCGACGGGCTCAAGCTGATTTCGCTGGCCGCAAATGTGGGGGACACCCGCACCATGATTTCGCACCCGGCCACCATGACCCACTGCCGGCTCTCTGCCTCCCAGCTGGCCGACGCCGGCCTGAACACCTCAACCCTGCGCCTCTCGGTCGGCCTGGAAGACCCAGCCGACCTGCTCGCAGACCTCACCCAGGCCCTGGATCTGGCATTGGACCAGGCCCTGGCCCCGCAAACCCAAGGAGCATGATGACTGGCTTCAACACCCAGGCCGTCCACGCCGGCCAGCACAAGGACCCGCACACCGGCGCGGTCGTCCCGCCGATCTACCAGACCAGCACCTTCATCCAAGACGGCATCAACGTGCTGCGTTCCGGGCACGAATACTCCCGCGGCTCCAACCCGACCCGCGACGGTTTCCAGGATCAGCTCACCGCCCTGGAAGGCGGGGCCGCCGGATTCGCTTTCGCCTCGGGCATCGCGGCCGAAGACGCCCTGCTGCGTGCGGTGCTCGAACCGGGCGACCACATCATCCTCGGTGCCGACGGCTACGGCGGCACCAATCGGTTGATCTCCAAGCTGCACAGCAAGTGGGGGATCACCTCCTCGGCGGTGGATATCACCAACCTGGACTCGGTGCGCGCCGCCGTGCAGCCGAACACCGCACTGCTCTGGGTGGAAACCCCCTCCAACCCGCTGCTGGGCATCGCCGATCTGGCCGGCTGGGCTGCCATCGCCCGCGAGCAGGGTGCCCTGCTGGTCGTGGATAATACCTTCGCCACTCCTTATCTGCAGCGCCCGCTGGATTTTGGAGCCCACGCGGTGGTCCACTCCACCACCAAGTACATCGGCGGGCACTCCGATGTGCTGGGAGGTGCGGTCATCGTGGCCGATCACCTCTTCCGCGGGCAATCCCTGGCCGAAGCGGTGGGCTACCAGCAGTTCGCCGGGGGAGCGGTGGCCGGACCGCAGGATTCCTACCTGGCCGCCCGCGGACTGAAAACCCTAGGCCTGCGCATGGAACGCCACTGCGCCACCGCTTCCACGCTGGCCCGCTGGCTCGATGCGCAGCCCGAGGTCACCCGGGTCTACTACCCGGGGCTTGAGAACCACCCGGGCCACGAGCTGGCTGCCCGCCAGCAGCACGGTTTTGGCGGCATCGTCTCGGTGGCCCTGAAGGACGAGGCGTCCGCCCGCGCCTTCGCCGAATCCATGGAGTACTTCCAGCTTTCGGTGTCCCTGGGCGGGGTGGAATCCCTGGTCTGCTATCCGCGCGAAATGACCCACGCTTCGCTGATCGGCACCGAGCTGGAGATCCCGGCCAATCTGGTCCGCCTCTCGGTGGGCATCGAAGAGGTCGAAGATCTGATCGCCGATCTGCAACGCGGGCTGGCCGCGGCCCGCGCTGCGTCCAAACCGGTCGTCACCCGGGTACGTGAAAAGACTCTGGAAAACGCCTGATCGCATCGAACCGCGATGATCGGGCGGCGTGCCCCAACCCTGGAGAATAGTAGATGGGGAAGGGTGGAGACATGATCGGAATTCTCAATCGGCTCATCGAGCATATCGAGGCGAATCTGCGCGAGCAGATCAACCTCGCTGAGCTGGTGCGCGCCGAAGGCACCACCGAATACCACGTGCGGCGGATGTTCTCCTCGCTGGCCGGCATGCCGGTCTCCGAGTACATCCGCCGGCGCCGCATGACCCAGGCCGCCGCGGACCTGCTCACAGGCGAGGACCTGCTGAGCATCGCGATCCGCTACGGATATGGCTCGGCCGAAGCATTTGGCCGGGCCTTCCGAGCTGTCCACGGCGCGTCCGTGGGTGATATCCGCGAGAATGGCGGCCCCCTTCGAAGCCAACCAATTATCAGGTTCAGCCTGCACGTCGAAGGGAATCGCCCCATGGATGCACGAATAACAGAACGAGAGAACTTCCAGCTCATCGGATACGCCGCGCAGGTACCGCTGATCCATCACGGTGCCAACCCGCACATCCAAGAGCACATCGCCTCCATCCCGGTGGCCGAACATGCCCGGCTCAAGGAACTCTCAGCCGCCGATCCGGCAGGCTTGCTGCAGGTCAGCGACCAGGTTGATGCGGACTACCAGGAAGGCAGCGAGCTGACCTACCTGCACGGGGTCGCGGTGCCCGCAGGCCCGGTGCCCGAAGACCTGGATTCCATCCAAGTTCCCGCCGGCCACTGGGTGGTTTTCAGCGTGACCGGGCCCTACCCGGCGGCCTTGCAGGAGCTCTGGGCCTCCACCGCCACCTCGTGGTTCCCGTCCAACCCGTGGCGATTGCGTCCCGGCCCGTCCATTGTTGCCGTGCTCGATCGGGCCGCTGATTTCAGCACCGCCACCTGCGAGCTGTGGTTCCCGGTGGAAGCCGACCGCTAGGCTTATCCACACCTCGTCACTGCATGCCCCGCGTCGTATCTTGCGCGGGGCATGCTCGTTCCTATGGACACAGCGCAGGCACTGAAGAATCTGGCTGAGGCGGGACAACTGATCGCCTCAGCCACTGCTGTGCTTTCCGGCGATCTTCTCGCCGGCCACGCCGCCTACTTCGCTTGGCTCACCGAGCACATCGGCCAACAGCAGGCCCGCGCCCAGATCGAGGCTGCCCACGCGGTGCGCCGCACCGGCGCGCACAAGCTGGACCGGGAATCCTTCCAAGCCATCACCGATGCCGGCACCAACCCCACGATCGAGCAGATCGAAGCCGCTGCCGGCCGCACCACCACCGGGCGCACCCATTTCAAGAGCGCCCGCGGCCTGATGCAGGACTGGCTGGATATCCCGAGTAGCACCGCCGGAAACCGGCTGATCCAGGCCGACTGCCTGATCGGTGGGATCGATGACGCGGGGCTTCCGCTGGATCCCTGGCTGCCTGAGCTGGCCGAGCAATTTGCCGATCCGTCCGTGGATCCGCGCCTGGTCGCAGCCGCCGCCCTCAAGCTGACGAGTGTCACAACGGAAGAAATTAGGGAGGACTAAGCCGTGTGATCGCCGTAGCCCGAACCGCAATTGCCGGACACGATATCGTTTTTTGTTGACATGAAGTTGAAGCGCTCAGGAGGCGCGCCTTTGGGCCGGGGTAAAGCTAAATCATCCGCGAAAAACCAGACGAAAATGCCGACAGGTTTGGACGACGAATATTAGACGATGGTTGCCTCTGCCGAAGGGTACAGTCCACTATGAACCAGCGCGAGATATGATGTTTAGAAGTACATGTGGTGGAGAACTGAACGTATCCTGTCGATTATCGAAAAATGTCTAGGATTCTCAACTGATTCAATGTCGGGCAGGGGATGAACTAAGTTTCAACTCAGCGTCTTGTTGTCCAGGAGACTTGTGATTTTCGCAATAATCTCACGCCCATCTTGTTGTTAACGAGGAATAGAATTTAGGTATGAATCTGCGCGATGCAGAGAACGACGGCAACCCATTCAACAATCGAACCGTGGGTCAGCCTATCTACGAAGTTGCATTGACCTCATCGTTGCGTAAGAACGCGAAGCTGTTACTTCCACCTGGGCCCGGGCGTAGCGTAGTAGTTATACCTGAAGCCGCTATCGGACGAGGTCGACCAGATGTTCTTTTGGTGGTCGTTTCCATTAGTTCTCTACATTCTTACATTCATTCTGGGCTGAAGATTTATTCTTTGAATCATGCGAGAGAGATAACATCAAAATTGTTAGATTCTAATCAGATGAAGAAGAAAAATCCGTTCGACGGATGGACGCGGAATTCATTCCGTCAGTTCTCAAATTCCGTGAATAATTCACTTGCAGTTGAAGCGAAAATTAAAGACTGGAAACAAGCGGTGCGACAAGCCAGCAGATTCAAGCACCTAGCCCATCGCTCAGCAATTATGATGCCAAATGCGCGTTTGTCAGAACGCCTTAACCCGTATTTAAAAACCTACGACCTTGGGTTAATTAGTTTTAGTGGAGCTGAGCCTACATGGATTGAACCAGCGCACAAGCAATTCCTGCGTCCCGAAAATCAACTTTGGCTCCTTGAATTAGCCGCGCGACAATTTAAAAATTAAATTCCTTCGGAATTTCTGAACGCACTGATTGCTTCCGATAAAATCTGTAATTTTATGGTGTAAGATCCCTCGAAAATCAGGTTTTGTCGGCCCAAGTCTTCAAACAATTGGAGACTTTGCTGTATCCACGACTCGACTGTATCAAGTCTATCTGGAATACTGAGATTAGTCAGAATTGAAACAAGATCACCCATGCTAACCATATGGTGTTTTTGTGAAATTCCACGTTTCCAATATTCTGCATCACTCATATATTCTTGGAAGAGTGCATCAGCTCTAGACTTTGGAATTAAGTGACTTGCGCCGACGCTCGAAATGACACTTAATTCACCATCTAGGCGGAGGGGGCTGAGTAGGGTACTGACGAAGCGGCGGGGTATTGGTTGCGCACCACCCGATTTTGGTCGCCATTTGTCTATGCTGAATCTTCTAAGTGAATTGTGCCAACCTGTGGCCACGCCAGTAGCACCAACAGCAAGGCCAAGAAGGCCTTCTATATCTGAATACCCCCATATGAGCTCGTAGCCGTTGATCTCTGTCAAGGTGTAGATCATCCTCATGGCATTAGCTAAATGATTAGGCGCCCAGCCGGATGCTGGGTACGAAAGTGTGCCACGATGATTTGCTAAAAGGTAGAAACCATGAACATCGATCGTAGTAATTTCATCTAGCCAGTCATTAATTTGTTCCCAGCCAGCGAATGCAATTTCTTCGAAAACGATGGAAGCATATACTTCTTTTTCGCTCCAAGTTTCAGCAGCTGCCCTAGCATACTGAATCCCAAGCGGTGTCCAAATGTCTTCAAAAGAAGATTGCAGTATTGATGGGGCGATTAATGAGTTAGTACCTAAGGAATTGTTCGCTTGCTCAACTGCGGTTAGTACTTTCTGAACGTCTCCTGGAGACTGAGACCATCGGATGGGGGAGAAACTGAGCCCGTTTGAGCTGTGGCAACGACCCGCGAGTCCAACGCCATCTGTATACAGATAAGTCTGAGGATCTAGGAGTGGTTGGACACCAAGACTCTTTAAATGCGTTGCCGTTTGTGCTAATCCCTCAGGCGTTTCATCTGTCGGGCTAAGTATCACGGATGAGACGGTCGTATGCTCAGAAACGTAGTCGAGTTTGTCTGATTTTCCGTAACCGTGCTGAAGTATAAAGCTCACTATGACTTCTCCGAATCATTGAGATATTTAAGGGCTTGCTTGGCGGTCCTAAATCTTCTGTTTTGGCGCTCAGCCAAGCATCGATCGATTACATCCTGAAGAACACGTTCACAGCCAAACTCCTTCAACTGACCAGGTTCATGGTTAATAAGGCGGTTGAAGTAGTTGTCAAAGGTCATCTGTGGGGAATCATAAAAGGGGTGCTTACCCGAAACAGCCTCAAATAGCACTATTCCTGCCGCGAATAAATCAGTTCGTGTATCTACCGAGCTTGATCCTCTTGGGTAAAACTGCTCCGGCGCAGCATACATGTTGGTCATAGGTGAGATGACCCCTGTTGCGGTAAGTGGATCCATCGTCAAGGCTTGGGCAATTCCTAGATCGAGAATCACAAAATCGCCATTAGCTGTTTGGCATATATTCGCAGGTTTAATGTCTCTGTGCACGATCGAGGCTGATTCGAGTGCAACTAACCCTTCCAGCAGATGCGTGGCGAGGGAGAATATCTCGTTGTTTGAAAGCTCGCGATTCTGAAGAATACCGTCTAAGGATCCACCTTCATAGTGTGGCTCGCCGTACCATACTAATTCAGAACTTCCTATTTTTCTTTTATCGACAGGGGTATGCATTCGCACAATCCGAGGTGAATTGAGCGAGGACATGATTTGTATTTCTCGAATAAATCTTTCGTCTAAAATGACTTCATCGCCTGGATCTGTGGCTTCGCCATATAGTACCTTGAGAACGAAATTGCTAGACCCGTCATTAGCGAGGAAGGCTGCTTTGAAGCTGCCTCTACCAATAGCTGGTGTCACAATCTTGTACTCTGGAAATGCTTCGACAACATCTTCATCAAGTAGCATATATTCCTCCGTCATGAAATTTATCCTAGCTCAAGATCAGGACCGATAGAACTTCTACCTATATTATTCATTTCTGGATTAAGTGTCATTCTGATTCTAACTTGTAGGCACAACCTTGTGCGATGTATAGGCGCAAGCCACAGCATTCAAGTTTCGACAATCTCGTAATGTTACCGTTGAACCCAAATACAGCGAATCAAGCGACTAAGACACTGTTGCTGAGGCGTCAGCATGGACCATTTTAGAATCTTTTCCGACTCCTTCCAAAGTTGAGCACTCTAGCTGGTGACTTATTGTTTTTCTAGTAGAACACTTAAGATTGTTATCGGTGGGATGCGATAGTTTGTAACACCGTTTCATTTGCGCTTTGAGAGGAACTGAGGGTGTGGACATGTCCTCAGAAAATATGCAGGGTGGGATAAATGAGTAAGGTCAAGCGTGCGCATATGGTTTCAAGAGGATATCTGAAGCCGTG harbors:
- a CDS encoding serine/threonine-protein kinase, producing the protein MTEEYMLLDEDVVEAFPEYKIVTPAIGRGSFKAAFLANDGSSNFVLKVLYGEATDPGDEVILDERFIREIQIMSSLNSPRIVRMHTPVDKRKIGSSELVWYGEPHYEGGSLDGILQNRELSNNEIFSLATHLLEGLVALESASIVHRDIKPANICQTANGDFVILDLGIAQALTMDPLTATGVISPMTNMYAAPEQFYPRGSSSVDTRTDLFAAGIVLFEAVSGKHPFYDSPQMTFDNYFNRLINHEPGQLKEFGCERVLQDVIDRCLAERQNRRFRTAKQALKYLNDSEKS
- a CDS encoding cystathionine gamma-synthase, producing the protein MTGFNTQAVHAGQHKDPHTGAVVPPIYQTSTFIQDGINVLRSGHEYSRGSNPTRDGFQDQLTALEGGAAGFAFASGIAAEDALLRAVLEPGDHIILGADGYGGTNRLISKLHSKWGITSSAVDITNLDSVRAAVQPNTALLWVETPSNPLLGIADLAGWAAIAREQGALLVVDNTFATPYLQRPLDFGAHAVVHSTTKYIGGHSDVLGGAVIVADHLFRGQSLAEAVGYQQFAGGAVAGPQDSYLAARGLKTLGLRMERHCATASTLARWLDAQPEVTRVYYPGLENHPGHELAARQQHGFGGIVSVALKDEASARAFAESMEYFQLSVSLGGVESLVCYPREMTHASLIGTELEIPANLVRLSVGIEEVEDLIADLQRGLAAARAASKPVVTRVREKTLENA
- a CDS encoding AraC family transcriptional regulator — translated: MIGILNRLIEHIEANLREQINLAELVRAEGTTEYHVRRMFSSLAGMPVSEYIRRRRMTQAAADLLTGEDLLSIAIRYGYGSAEAFGRAFRAVHGASVGDIRENGGPLRSQPIIRFSLHVEGNRPMDARITERENFQLIGYAAQVPLIHHGANPHIQEHIASIPVAEHARLKELSAADPAGLLQVSDQVDADYQEGSELTYLHGVAVPAGPVPEDLDSIQVPAGHWVVFSVTGPYPAALQELWASTATSWFPSNPWRLRPGPSIVAVLDRAADFSTATCELWFPVEADR